In Ovis canadensis isolate MfBH-ARS-UI-01 breed Bighorn chromosome 15, ARS-UI_OviCan_v2, whole genome shotgun sequence, the genomic stretch GTCAGGACCCAACCTCAATGAAACCAGCATTGTGTCTGGTGGCTATGGGGGCTCTGGTGATGGACTCATCCCCACAGGTATGAATGATCAGAACAGGACAGGGTGCTTGAGTGGAGATGGGGAGACGGATGGTTCCAGGGAGCATCAAAAGTTCAAagttcaaagtgaagtcgctaagtcatgtctgactctttgagaccccgtggattgtagcctgccaggctcctctgtccatgggattttccaagcttgaatactggagtgggttgccatttccttctccaggggatcttcctgacccagggattgaacccaggtctcccacactgcaggcagactctttaccgtctgagccactagggaagccctagactATGGAAGCATAGACTATGTCTAAGAAGGCTTGCATTTTGTTTGGAGATCCTTGGAACCTCTGCTAGTATGAGCCTTATGGAATCTCAGCCCAAAGCCAGCTCCCAGAGTTGTCCTTCTGCTCCCACTTGCAGTTTAGCCCCACTTGTACCTTTCCCTGCTGTCACTGCCTAAGACAAGCAAAGAACTCTGTTTCACAGCTCTCCTTCCCCAAACCTGCTCTAGAGCCTGAAACTGATTTGGAACTTTGTGAGGCTTCTCAGAGTTTTAATTTGACTCTTAACATTTAGAAGAACAAACAGTTGTGAATCTCACACTGACTAGAATCAACATGGGAATTGTCAACCAGGTTTTCTGTTTGCTGGACTCACCATCCATgatcagtcaccccatactgggccTACTTCCTGCTGTTTCCTCTACCCCTGTACACATGCCACTCCCTCTTCCCCCCTTTTCCAACCCTCACTTTAAGAAGAGGCCACTGTATATTGGGATTTGGGTCTCAGGGCACAATGTTGAAGTTTCTCCTAGTGAGTAAGAGAATCTAATTGTCTCTAGCTTCTGCTCCTTTAGGGAAGTCATTTTCATGTGCTGGGAGGGGAGTGGTGGGGGAACCACAGAGGTGTCTGATTGTATCTGAGAGAGACTGGTGTCAGAGAACTTGGTCCTTTAGGGTCTGGCCGCCATCCATCTCACAATGCTACTCCTTCTGGCCCTGGAGATGAGGTGGCTCGGGGCATCGCTGGAGAGAAGTTCGACATCGTCAAGAAATGGGGCATCAATACATATAAGGTGGGATTCAAGCACCTCTCCCTTTCCCCAAACTGGCCTTGGTACCTTTTCCCCATCTTCTAGATCCTAATATCCCAGCTATGGCTGAGGATGCTGGGGTAGGTGCCTTTTGCGGGGGCAGGGTACTAGGGTCTCTGACCTGCTCCCCCACTTCCCATTAGTGCACAAAGCAGCTGTTATCAGAGCGATTTGGCCGAGGCTCCCGGACTGTGGACCTGGAGCTGGAGCTGCAGATTGAGCTGCTGCGTGAGACGAAGCGCAAGTATGAGAGTGTCCTGCAGCTGGGCCGGGCACTGACAGCCCACCTCTACAGCCTGCTGCAGACCCAGCATGCACTGGGGGACGCCTTTGCTGACCTCAGCCAGAAGTCCCCAGAGCTCCAGGTGCCTCGGCCAGGCCAAAGAGGGTGGGGGGACTGGGCCCGGGCCCTCCCAGGCAGTCACCcctcagcctccctccctccctccctcctgcagcCCAGAGGGAGAACCCCTCCAGGGTgggcccagccccgcccccagcagCACTCACCTGTGGAGGCAGCCTAAGGGTTTGTACAGAGGCCCAGAAgtgggaggtggtgggggaggcGGCACACTAGGTGCCTCACGAGTAACCCTTCTCTGCATTGACGAGAAtgccttctgtgctcagcctaATCAGAGCCCCTCCCTTGCCTGCTGCACTAGCTTtccctattccagtcctgtgaaCAGACCCCGTACTCCCACATTCCAGCCCCAGGGTGGCCCCACTAACTTTCTGGCTAAGAGAGCCTTGCTGGAGACAGTCCTGAGTTGTTCCGGTGTCATTGGCTGTTTCCTcctgggagaggagggggaggaagggccCTTTAGCTCCAGTCAGGTGGTGACTATTACTCAAGGCCTGTCCCTTCCTTCTGCCAGGAGGAATTTGGCTACAATGCAGAGACGCAGAAGCTGCTGTGCAAGAACGGAGAGACATTGCTAGGGGCTGTGAACTTCTTTGTCTCTAGCATCAACACATTGGTAACCAAGACCATGGAAGACACTCTCATGACTGTCAAACAGTATGAGGCTGCCAGGTGTGGGCACTGGCAGGGCCTAGGGTATTGGGAGTTGGCTGGCATGGGTGAAAGTTTGAGCTTTAGGggaaaaagaattgagaaaagTAGGAGAGTATGTGTGGAGGGCAAAGGGGTGGAGACCAGCCCATatcaccccctccccaggctggAATATGATGCCTACCGGACAGACTTAGAGGAGCTGAGCCTAGGCCCCCGGGATGCAGGGACGCGTGGTCGACTCGAGAGTGCCCAGGCCACTTTCCAGGCCCATCGGGACAAATATGAGAAGCTGCGGGGAGATGTGGCCATCAAGCTCAAGTTCCTGGAAGAAAACAAGGTGCTAACCCCACCCCTTTGACCCAGCCCACCTTTCCATCTGTACCACTGACCTTCCCCTCAAACTCCCCATCACTGAATGGGGAAATGCAACCTGGCTAAGGACTGGGAACATCCCCCAGCCCACTCAATCCCTGGACCTTTCCCTATCACCCTCCCTCTGATCCGTGGCCCTTTTCTATTAGAGGATTTGGCTGCTGATCCCAAGAACACAACTGGGAAAAAACCACCCCTTGAGCTTAGGTGCCAGAACCCCTGGCCCAGCCAGTCAAGTTAGGTTTCTTCTATTACAAGGCTTTTATCCCTTGACTCTCTTGGTGGAGTTCAGCCCCCACTCCAAAAGCACCATCAGAGCAGAGTCCATGTGCCCCTGATCTGGGTTCAGGATCATAGCCCCTCAGAAAGGGTGTCTGAGTCCAGTCTCAGTTGACCCTGCTGGACCCCCAGATCAAGGTGATGCACAAGCAGCTGCTGCTCTTCCACAATGCCGTGTCCGCCTACTTTGCTGGGAACCAGAAACAACTGGAGCAGACCCTGCAACAGTTCAACATCAAGCTGCGGCCTCCAGGAGCTGAGAAGCCCTCCTGGCTAGAGGAGCAGTGAGCCACTCCAGCCCAACCTGGCTATCAAGAAGGACATCGGGAGGGGTAGTCCCAGGGTGGGGGAGATTTGGACCTTGCCACCTGCACTCTGGTTTGGGTTCCCTTTCCCTGGCTGGGGCCTGACAGGGGGCCTGCAGGCCCAGCAGCTGCAGCCCTGTCCTTTATCTTCCTGGCCACTGGGCTTCATTCCCAGATCTTTTCCTTTCACTCCACAGCCAAAGGCTATGACAAAACCACCCCCTGGCCAATGGCATCACTCCTCAGGCCTATCCCCAGTTTCTGGGGTGTGCCCCCTGACCAATGGCAGAGCCTCAAAAGGCCCTGTCAGCCAATGGCAgctcttcttgggctcccctgggcCAATGATGTTGCCTCCAGTACCCTTTGTCCCTCCTCAATGTGTGCCCATTGCAGAGAAGGGGACTGGGACCAAAAGGGTGGGGATATGGGGAGCCCCATTTTTGGCCGTGCATCTGAGTGGGTCTCCCCTCACCTGCCCACCCAGTTTAATTGTGCTTAGAGCCCTGGAAGATTGGGGCCTAGCACTAGGAATAAACCTTTCATAAAAGCAGGCCCAGTGAGGTCAATTTGTGGGGGATTCTAGGAGGGTGGTCTGGGTGGATAAATGCTCAGTCTAATACATCAAAATCCTGCCATTTCAGGAGAGCTGGGGCCAGATAGCTGAAGTCACAGGTTTCTGGAGAGCCtagtcccctcccccagccccagaagGAGCCAAAGCTTTATTTGCCCTTTAGGCTTGTGCCAGGAGAGCAATGTATCTTAAAACACAGGGCCCAGAGGGGGTTGGGCCTACCAACCTCCATCATCTGTTCATTCatacagcaaatatttactgtacTGAATGCTTTTATTTGCTGCTGCTAGACCCTGGGGAGACATCAGGGAATAAAACATGGTCCCTGCCCACAGTGCTTACGGCCTAGTGGGGGATAGAGGCAAGTAACCAGGCAACTGCAATACAGTGATAAATACTAGGATACAGAAGTGTGGGGAGCTATGGGAGCACCGAGGATGGGTGCTGGATGGAGCCTAGatggatggaggtgggggtgtCAACTTGAAAGGTGAGAACTGAGGGTAACTAAATGACCAGGTAAAGAGTAAGGGGAAGAGCATCTTAGGCAAAGGCGTCAGTGGATGTGAAGGCCCTGAGTAGGAATTGGGAGGAATTAGCTTGG encodes the following:
- the ARFIP2 gene encoding arfaptin-2 isoform X2, with the translated sequence MTDGILGKAATMEIPIHGNGEAGQLPEDDGLEQDLQQVMVSGPNLNETSIVSGGYGGSGDGLIPTGSGRHPSHNATPSGPGDEVARGIAGEKFDIVKKWGINTYKEEFGYNAETQKLLCKNGETLLGAVNFFVSSINTLVTKTMEDTLMTVKQYEAARLEYDAYRTDLEELSLGPRDAGTRGRLESAQATFQAHRDKYEKLRGDVAIKLKFLEENKIKVMHKQLLLFHNAVSAYFAGNQKQLEQTLQQFNIKLRPPGAEKPSWLEEQ
- the ARFIP2 gene encoding arfaptin-2 isoform X1, which produces MTDGILGKAATMEIPIHGNGEAGQLPEDDGLEQDLQQVMVSGPNLNETSIVSGGYGGSGDGLIPTGSGRHPSHNATPSGPGDEVARGIAGEKFDIVKKWGINTYKCTKQLLSERFGRGSRTVDLELELQIELLRETKRKYESVLQLGRALTAHLYSLLQTQHALGDAFADLSQKSPELQEEFGYNAETQKLLCKNGETLLGAVNFFVSSINTLVTKTMEDTLMTVKQYEAARLEYDAYRTDLEELSLGPRDAGTRGRLESAQATFQAHRDKYEKLRGDVAIKLKFLEENKIKVMHKQLLLFHNAVSAYFAGNQKQLEQTLQQFNIKLRPPGAEKPSWLEEQ